A portion of the Candidatus Pristimantibacillus lignocellulolyticus genome contains these proteins:
- a CDS encoding 4'-phosphopantetheinyl transferase superfamily protein, with protein sequence MNEINLYVVPVGERFDRSKLERDLSLLDEDELMVYHRYQVEFKKTEFLLGRIVLKTQLALRLGCDPHDIHFIKNKYGKLFLPDHYYKNNNKIFFNLSHSNKVIVCAITTIGDIGVDVEHIVKDHMVVMPRVFDEIEMGYVNTQLIEEERFKAFFMLWTRKEAHIKAKGMGFSLSPLSFAVPLQFGRVLQGEWEYYTFQPLEGYMLSTAIENFSGDYIQYHVQNIEY encoded by the coding sequence TTGAACGAAATCAATTTGTATGTAGTGCCAGTAGGAGAGAGATTTGATAGGAGTAAGCTCGAACGGGATCTTAGTCTGTTAGATGAAGATGAGTTAATGGTCTATCATCGCTATCAAGTAGAATTCAAAAAAACGGAGTTTTTGCTTGGACGTATTGTGTTAAAAACACAGCTTGCTCTGCGATTAGGCTGTGATCCGCATGATATTCATTTTATTAAAAATAAATATGGCAAGCTATTTCTCCCTGACCATTATTACAAAAATAATAATAAAATATTTTTTAACCTTTCGCATTCGAACAAAGTAATCGTTTGCGCGATTACGACAATTGGCGACATTGGTGTAGACGTAGAGCATATTGTTAAAGATCATATGGTTGTCATGCCTCGAGTATTTGATGAAATAGAAATGGGTTATGTCAATACGCAACTTATCGAGGAGGAGAGATTCAAAGCGTTTTTTATGCTTTGGACGAGAAAGGAAGCACATATTAAAGCAAAGGGGATGGGGTTTTCTTTATCGCCTTTGTCCTTTGCTGTGCCCCTTCAGTTTGGACGAGTATTACAGGGAGAATGGGAATACTACACCTTTCAGCCATTAGAGGGCTATATGCTTTCAACTGCTATCGAAAATTTTTCTGGAGATTATATACAATATCATGTTCAAAATATAGAATATTAA